In one window of Mytilus trossulus isolate FHL-02 chromosome 7, PNRI_Mtr1.1.1.hap1, whole genome shotgun sequence DNA:
- the LOC134727036 gene encoding ras-related protein Rap-2a-like → MVDVDQRNRVVFLGAGGVGKSSVLQRFLFGTYNEKYKETIEDLFAKEYDICGTHLKVDFLDTAGNIAFPAMRRLSIVNAHGFVLVYSITNEKTFEEVKQLWEQIKEARENYQEIPCVIVGNHLDEENNRQVERFDALNWAYNEDLGGGFIEVSAKDDTGISDIFKLLLGQVKTPRAKHTERFMLRRMSVHSLECPEPETTPPEEIQAEDKSKFSRSRSLIRRGSKPKMKRSSRSKGDCAVS, encoded by the coding sequence ATGGTTGATGTCGATCAAAGGAATAGAGTTGTCTTTCTCGGAGCAGGTGGAGTTGGCAAAAGCTCGGTCTTACAAAGATTTCTGTTTGGTACCTATAACGAAAAATACAAAGAGACAATAGAAGATTTGTTCGCAAAGGAATACGATATATGTGGAACTCATTTAAAAGTTGATTTTCTGGATACGGCCGGAAATATTGCTTTTCCAGCAATGCGACGTCTATCAATTGTCAATGCTCACGgctttgttttagtttattcaATTACGAACGAAAAAACATTTGAAGAAGTCAAACAATTATGGGAGCAAATAAAGGAAGCCCGAGAAAATTATCAAGAAATTCCATGCGTCATTGTAGGGAATCATTTAGATGAGGAAAATAATAGACAAGTTGAAAGATTTGATGCTCTAAATTGGGCTTATAACGAGGACTTAGGCGGAGGGTTTATTGAAGTTTCTGCCAAGGACGATACCGGAATTTCCGACATTTTCAAACTTTTACTTGGACAAGTCAAAACACCTAGAGCTAAACATACCGAACGTTTTATGTTGCGACGAATGAGTGTTCATTCATTAGAATGTCCCGAGCCGGAAACAACGCCACCAGAAGAAATTCAGGCGGAAGACAAGTCTAAATTCTCACGCAGTCGCAGTCTTATACGAAGAGGAAGCAAGCCAAAAATGAAGCGATCATCAAGGTCAAAAGGTGACTGTGCcgtttcataa